The Juglans regia cultivar Chandler chromosome 11, Walnut 2.0, whole genome shotgun sequence genome contains the following window.
GTCAGGGACAGACACTCAATTAAAATCTTACGTACCTTATTTTGTtttacacctttttttttttttttaattatcaataaagaaaaaagaatctaattctaattaatacaattttatttgTAGCTAACGAATTAGCTGAATTTGAACCTTATAATCAAATCATGACAAAGGTGTGTTGGCTACACTTTGATTAAATGATATAAGACatttgcataaatacccttgtAAACGACAGTCATCGATACAAGTTCGCATACATTCGTAATTAATTACtgatattgtaattatttttcagaaaagaaaagaaaaggaaaaaataaggaCGTTGATCTGGTCATGGAGTCGAATTGTCCAAGGCCATGATAGCGCTGAGGTTCATTGGGCTCATGTAATCAGGAGATCCGGACATGATCTGCTCGACAATAATTCCATTCGCCTTTTCCGATGGATGGAATGGATCCCAAAAAGCATACTGGTCTCTGTTGGGGCACAAGTTGGAGACTTGAGTGCATAGCCCAATGCCATTGTAAGGTCCTTGCCCACAACAAGCTATCTTTGATGTTGTAAATCCTGCAGAATTAAAACACAACATTAATGTCtctaatatatgtttcaaataCGTACATTTGATCCATTATTATATAGCAAAAATAAACGGGTAAATTAACATTGGAggctggctggctggctagCTACCATACCAAATGCTTGAGGGTTGTTAACGAAATCGTTGTGCATGCGCTCTGTATTGGCAGCAATGAAGACATCTTTGCCAATTTTGGAATTGAGTTCTCTTAACATTTGGACAAGTTGCGGGTTGTACAAGGAAGCAGCTCTTTGGAGTTCAGCTGAGCATCCACCATTTGTGCCTCGCATGGCCAACTCTGCTGGGACACAACCCAGTGGTCCGGTACCTGTTACAAGAACCCTTCGAGCTCCTAGCTTGTATAGCGTCTGCGCCATATATGACACCAggaacaatattaatatttaaaaaagcatGCAAGAACCTGTCATTTGACTtaaatttaaggaaaatatatacCTGTAAAAGTTTTCGGTACTCTGAGATGAGATACTTAACATAATTTGGCAGCGAATACTGGCGAGACCTCGCAGAATAGGGTACCAAGTAGTAGTTGTTTACAAAATCATTGCCTCCAACAGTGATGAGGATGAGGGCTTGGTTCACAAGTCTCTTGGTTCCTTCACTTCCAATCAGTGCACTCACTCGTCGCTGATATTCTTGGAAGTATTCGAACTGTCTATACATTCTTATTATGTTTAGCTGCGGCCAAAATAGAATCTTAATTAGCTTTTGGATATATGCTAAGGGGAAAGGAACTGCATGCTTAAATTAAAACTGCTTAAGGATCATATAATTGAGCAGCCAATGCCAAAATGGAACGCTCGATCGAGGCTTGGATAATGAAGAGAAGCCTAGCTAGCGAAATAGGGGCATTGAGAAATTAACGGTCGTTGCCTAGCTACATGCATGCTATTCACTTACAAACTGAATTCCAGTGTCATTGAGGATTCCAATGCCTGCTGAAGCAAAGTTGGCGCCAACAAGCAGCCTTTGTCCCGTGAGCTGAGGACTCAAGTATGGCAATGTGGGTTCAGAGCCGATTCTCTGACCTGAAAATGCAAGCAACTCACTTCTTATAATCtataattaacaaattaaatatatattgaggACCAAACAGGCACAATTTAGTATATAGATCATCGAGATCAGCAAGCTAGCAGCTTGAAATTAGCTGAAACCCAATAATAATTAACTGATGATGTCGGGGATGTTGAGGCCATTGGAGAAGCGGCCTGTGGCGCGGTGAGTCGGATAGTCGATGCCATAAGGAGGTGAGTCAGCACGGGCAGTTGTAGCCAAGTAGTTGTTGTTGCCGCTATCCACGAGTGAATCCCCGAAGACGAAGAAAGCCCTGGCATCTGCCGGCTGAACATTGGCTATTATTATTGCAATTGCAAGACCCAAAATCATCCCACAAGTAGTGAAGGTTGATGAGGAGGTAATTTCCATTGTTATATGCTAGTAAGAAACTTTGTGATGTGGATTGAAAATATATGGCTGGGGATGATGACTTTTTATAGCTTCTTTGGCTTCTAGTACCACAACTGATTAATAAGAAACTCAAAAAGCAAGGGATCAAGTGATAACAATAGCTAGCAAGAGTGGTTGTTAGGTGCCACTTTGTACCATTAATTACTACTGTTTACATTAACCAATGCCATACAATATTGGTATGCATAGGATCTATATAGCTTTAGGTTCAAATTAATATAGAATTCCTTGGTCATGATGTCGATCTGGAGTTGATTAGCATGCGCGCAGAtcagcctagctagctaataatATGAATCTTTCAGCCCGTACGTACATTTAAGAGTGACACCAATTTTCAGGAGGTCATGTGCAGCTGTGCTAGCAGCTTGTTGATATCCAAATTAATCACTCCCTCATAATAACACAAAACGATCAACTCAACTACTGCAAAATATCCCTTGTGATCTTGAACATTATTCAATCATCCCACGAGGTGCCTGTCGATCCATCTAATTAAGTTTATTACAACTCGATCGGTCTTCACCATGCATGTGAGATCATATAAGTACTGGTGCGTGGTAAGTTCAATGTACCAAGACCAAGATCATGGAagcccaatatatatatatatatacgcaatCAATTAAATTAGGAGGTAAAAAATAACTACTGAAATCGTAGAATTAAGTGGGTACGTGTTTCTGATCTCATTCTTAATCATCTCCATTTTTTGCCATTAACTATGAACAGATCGAGCATTAGATCTTCATGATATATGGCGACCTTTACATGCGTTACGTACATTAATTGAAACGTTAACACTAATACTACATGCACGCAGATGTGAAGAAGGATGTAAACAGAGTACTCTAAATtcacattaattattaatatgaaattagtttctttaattttttttactaataatttGAAAACGAGATGATAAACATAACAAGAATATGATTCTTAATATGGAGATTAAGGGTTCAAATGAGTCAGGTTTAAGTACGTTATGATCATCGAGTTACATGATTTGACAATATTATGAGCAACTcattaatttttagaattaatgAGTTTTTAACTTGTTCacgagctatatatatatatatatatatatatatatatatatatatatataattttaataaaataagttatttatattttatttacaattttgagaaaaaaaatggttatatttacatcaatcaatgactatatttatatataaagattgatcacgtaacatataatatatcatgttCTATATTTAGAAATGTgatttcttctattctttttaaatatttaagctactttcattataaaattaaagaatattataaaataataaagacgaaattatttaaattttatgtgagttaatcaaattttgtacaaattgtattatttaataatcaaccaattttttttttatgcatgacaTATTTAAAAAGTACTAATTATTTAACTGAATTCGAGTTTGACTACTTAGCAGTATATCaaatatctactctattatataagtggctatCGAGTATGAATAGTAACTTTTGTTCATCCTTGTGTTTCATCcgtttttttatgtattatgtCGTTTATGCCCTTGTGTGCATCGGTGTATTTCATCCCTTTTTTGCATTTTAGGTAATTTAGATTTATTGTTTTACGCcgttttacattttagatagtttaaatatgaaaaataataggatTACAATCCTCTTCctactcatttattattatttttatattgtataaattgAATCAGTATATAACATGTGTCAGTCCGTCTTGATAATCTCTAATTTagagattattattatatatatatatattgttattaatttacaTCCTGAGTACTATGGGATTTTACAATCCTCCCATGCGTGGCTGATCAGGAAATATGAAGCACATGAGTGCAAAtgatttcctttcctttgctaGTCTGTAGTGGAAATAATTAAAGTTACAGTTTAGAATGAGACATGAGAATTTGATGACCAAAAGTGGAACTGTAATTAGAATCTTAAAGAGGCGGTTGGATTTTCTCTTTGCAGTGACTAAAATTTGGAGTCTCTAGGACAGTACTACTTACCATTAATCGTGTAGAATAATGGAGTCAAGATCACCACCATATATAACCACAGAAATAGAACTACTCCCATTCCTAGCTTAGCTAGTCTGCCTCCCATCAACTCTACCTATATACAAAGCCTGTACGTACGTCAACTACTTCTAGGTTTCATTattacaatggaagaaattaGGCACCAACATAATAACAACGGCATTTGTTTCAGATGCCATGTGATCTGAGTAAATGCTAAACTTCAAAGTGGACTGATTCTATCCAACGTGAATAgttaataatttctaaataataataagataatttaaattaaatatttttttcattaatttttttatttaaaaatttagaaatgttataataaataattttaaaatatttatatttaaattatatttagagatgaaacgaaatgagaataaaattttgagtACAAGCTTAAAGGGTAAAATAATTAAGCTGGAAGATTGATGGGTATAGAGTAAATGCTCAGTACTACAATTAGCAGGTGATAatggaaagaaatgaataaatgaatgatTGAGATTAGCTTAATTGTGACACGACCTACAGCTACAAGCTGGCTGATCAGTCCCATATAATATGGCAATATGATGAATGAACAGATGATGACTACTGTTATAAGCCGCATGCTTATCATTGACGTAGCCAAACCAGAAAGTTCGGCCAAGAAATTATTCACCACAGACGTTATAGGTGAGAGAGAGTGTTGAACTGCTACTTGGAAATCTGCTTCTAGATCTCTTTTTTGTATCATCCTATTTCTAGTGATCACAtcttctttaaattaattaatgagaatatAGGTGGACATGCACTTATATTTTCAGGCTCTTAACTTCACACGACCATGCAGTATTGATCTTCACGAAAACAGTTACAGCCTGGCCGGCCTATCATTTACTTCATCacataaagaaaaaggaaggaaggaaggaaggtcTCTAgatctctgttttttttcctttctggtGGCAGTCCATGCATGAGTTATTGCTCACATGATACCTATGGCTATGGCAActaattattattgaaaataaagcCAATAATGGACgaactaattatttttcatttacgTACTCATGAAACTGATCCGGGACTAGGCTCCTGATCATCGTCTATCTGTACATTGTtaggaaaaaatagaattaattatactttatttttttaaactttcattcaattcataatataccttcaaattaattaataattgcatcaaagtgaaCCATTAAACTTTCTAAATCTTCCAATCCCCCCATTCCATCTACCAACAACGTCAAATCTGACGAAAATTCACTGCATGTACTGCTCATGTGTATACCATTTAttgtaaagatgtaattttcatctaattattattattgatcatataaaatataaaataacatatgctatcaattaataataaatcataaatcattaaataatttttttattaatttatatatggttaatgaataacaaataattttattgtgtatatagattattcatatttgcatgcaacttaggtataaaataattttatatatggtgaatgattaatgatttattattaattgatagtatatattattttatattttatatggtcaataataataattagacgaaaattacatttttacagTGAATTTCCGTTAGATTTGACGCTGCTAGTAGACGGAAAGAGGGGATtgtgaagttttgaaagttcgaggaTTTACTTTggtgcaattattagtttcggaggcactttgtgaattgagtgaaaattCTAGGAGGCAAATTGTAATTAACctgaaaaaataagaatagCAAATAGAGATTGTAGATGATATACAGTGAGGCGATTGTTAATATGTCTCTTAGATAAATAGTCTCTCACTCGTATTGAGTTCTCGAAAAGAGAATCTGGAAATTCTGTTCTCAAGATACAACATTGTTTATATAGTATGCAGATAGCAAATTCTGAATGCTAAACCATAGAACGAATAGATGCAATAGCGGCTGTTGTAATGtttcaatttgaatttaaatgaaacagTTACTATCTAAAAAGGTGTAGAAATAATTGTAATTGACAATTAACAataactatcaaaaaaaaaaaaaaaaaagaacacatcatttcatttaagtaaaaaatttcgTCACTTGCGAAGTGCCAAGTGCGTCTAAAGCGTCAATGCGTGCATGCGTGTGGTCAGTGCAAAGACACTACTATTGTGTGTCTACCCTtgtgttatattttatgtatggTGAAACTCATTCACTTATAAACCActaaaattttcttatcttATGTGGGATATTTGAAATAATCCAATATACATGAGTTGTAACAGGAGGAATCTACAGATCAATTGAGGAGCGATGtcaaatgccaaaaaaaaacattgctACGATGATAACGGGCAGTACGTAATTATAGATGGAATTTAACGTGTTTTGAAATGTACATGCTATGTCGCCTTTCCACTTTTATCTATTGGTATCTATCAAatgcatgcttttattttttattcgtttatatgatataatttaatttaaaagataaattttaaaatttaaatatattaaaaattaaattttatcatttaaatgatatgaatgttGTGTGAATCACACAACGAATTCATAAAAAGataacattttaaaaagagagaCGCTTCTAGTCGGTCTGGCTGCATTTAGTATAGAAACAGCCATCCACTAATTATATGCCACATAAGATATTACATATAATAGAGACAAGATACGCCCACAGAGAATCACAAGCTCACACAATCCACTTTCACAATTTTCTCCCATTCGATACTCAGTTCGTCTCGTAGCTCACATATACATGATGCCCACAATTCCGACTCCCACGGTTCCGAAGCCCACCTCAGTCCTCAGTCCATCTCTTACCGACACCAACCTCTCATTTCGACGCCCACCTTAGTCCTCAGTCCTCAGTCCTCAGTCCTTAATCCTCAATCCACCTCTCATTCCGACGCCCACAGTTTCAATGCCCCCAAGTCTCATCTTTAGAAGTTGTTCCCATTCATAAAATCGTGTGATTTCTCATGGCAAATCGACTGGATGAAACCTGGGAAGGGAGTAATGTAAGCTGTTTTATTGTTAATCTTCATTGATTCGGTCTATTGAAATCCCtgtattaataatatctatTGAAATGCCCTATTTTGATACACGGGAGAGAGACTCACATAAAATACTATCATAAAATCCCCAAGCTAAGAAAAACTAGACAGGCCcacattcaaagaaaaaataattttttagatagaAAATACCTTAGGACCGGTTGAAAATCATATAACAGTAAGCATTCATTGAAATAGTTTTTCCTAATATAAACAATTGGTCAATGCTATTGCATGagtgagtctttttttttttggtatactATGAATGAGTTACCACATAGATCAGgatatttcatttgaaaaaaatcacACAAGGAAATTTCAATAGgtttcaattttatattttcctttgcATTGAGTAGAGGGAATATCAATATGAAAGAATTATTCATTCAGATTTAGTAGAGTTTTTCTTATTACTTTGCGCAGTTCCAGATTTGCATGTAAAGTAACTTGAAATAGAATATCTATCATTAGTGTGTGTTAGAATAGTTAGTGTGTTAATGTTAAAATCTCACATTATTGGAGAATGTCTCTTGTATAAATAATGATCTTTTAATGTTGTGGTTTTGTATGAAAGGAACAAATTTATTGGTTTGATAGTGAAGAACGTGAGGATGGGGTGAATGTTGAAGATTGTATGAATGTTAAAGTTCGTATGAATATTGAAGATGATAGTCAATAAGTTGAAGATGGTATGGATGTTGAAGATGGTATTGATGTTGAAAATGGTATGAATGTTGAAGATGGAGTGAATGTGGATGGAGAAGTCAATCCGGTTAGTGGTCCGCTGGAGCCAGTCATTGGTATGTTATTTGACGATGTGGAAGATGCCCAAGCATTTTACAAGGCATATGCAAGACGAAAAGGTTTTACAATTCGGACGAATCATACTCGGTTGTcgaaagataataaaaaattatgtgcagTAGACTATGTTTGTACAAGGGAAGGATTTTGGCGGGTAACTCGGAAAGCAAAAGAACAAACTATGCATGAACTTGCCGAGACTAAGATTGGATGTAAAGCCTTTATGGGTATAAAAAAAGATGGTGAAAAGTGGATAGTCAACAAGTTTGTGGTTGGGCATAACCATGTTCTACTTACATCGAGAAGTACTAGTTTCCTTCGTGGACACAAGAGAGTTACTcaggttaaaaaaaaacttataatgacTTTGAATGAGTCCGGTGTACCGACAAGGAAGATTATGTTAGTATTGAGTAAAGAATCAGGTGGTGACTTCAATGTTGGTTGTATTGAGAAGGATATCAAAAATTACTTGggaaacaaaaggagaaaagtaTTTGAAGAGGGGGATGCACAATGGTTATATTCCTATTTTCTTGATTGACAACTCAAAAAACCTGGGTTTCCATGCAAATAGATAAGGATGGGTGTATGAGAAGTTGTTTTTGGACTGATGCTCGTTCAGGAGCGGCATACcaatattttggagatgttgtCACGTTTGATGCCACGTACATAACCAACATTTATAAAATGCTATTTGTGTTGTTTTTGGTAGTTAACCATCATTATCAGACCATTATGTTTGGTGGTCCTTTGTTAATTAATGAAACAACCGAATCATATACATGGTTACAGAGAACATGGCGAAATGCAATGCTTGGGGCATGCCCCTTTAACCATAATTACCGACGATGACAAAGCGATGGCGAAGGCCATTGCAGAGGTATTCTCAAATACATATACAACTCATCGGTTGTCCTTGTGGCATATTCTACAAAAGTTTTCGAAACACTTGGCTCGTGTATATAACAAGTTTTCAGACTTTCAGAAAGATTTTCGTCATTGCATCCATGAAACAATTACCACTAATGAATTCGAACAGGAATGGACTTCGATATTAGTGAAGTATCAATTAGGAGAAAATATTTGGCTACAAAATCTCTACATCCGACGAGATAAGTGGGTGCCGACCTACTTGCGTTCAATATTCTGTGCCGGTATGTCAACAACTTAAAGGAGTGAAAGCatgaacaaattatttaaagacTATGTTCGTTCAAGCACTATGATTAGTGACTTTGTTCATCAGTATGAAAAAGCTCTAGATGCACGTtactttaaagagaaagagaaggatgtGTAAACGAAATCTACTCGTGTGATATTGAAGACACCtcttaaaattaaagatgagGTAGCAAAAATTTATACAAGAAAGTCTTTCATGATCTTCCAGGATGAGCTATTCAATAGTCTATTGTAGCTAGCAAGAAAGTTGTCCAAAGAGGGTGAGACCAAGACATATGGAGTCGCAGCTTATGGTAAAGAAACACGTCTTTACCACGTGACATTGGAGGGTGATGAAGGACATGCCAAATGTACATGccatatgtgaaaatttatgggaAGTCTCTGTAGGCATATCTTGTGTGTTCTT
Protein-coding sequences here:
- the LOC108988817 gene encoding GDSL esterase/lipase At5g33370-like produces the protein MEITSSSTFTTCGMILGLAIAIIIANVQPADARAFFVFGDSLVDSGNNNYLATTARADSPPYGIDYPTHRATGRFSNGLNIPDIISQRIGSEPTLPYLSPQLTGQRLLVGANFASAGIGILNDTGIQFLNIIRMYRQFEYFQEYQRRVSALIGSEGTKRLVNQALILITVGGNDFVNNYYLVPYSARSRQYSLPNYVKYLISEYRKLLQTLYKLGARRVLVTGTGPLGCVPAELAMRGTNGGCSAELQRAASLYNPQLVQMLRELNSKIGKDVFIAANTERMHNDFVNNPQAFGFTTSKIACCGQGPYNGIGLCTQVSNLCPNRDQYAFWDPFHPSEKANGIIVEQIMSGSPDYMSPMNLSAIMALDNSTP